A single Cannabis sativa cultivar Pink pepper isolate KNU-18-1 chromosome 7, ASM2916894v1, whole genome shotgun sequence DNA region contains:
- the LOC115696781 gene encoding uncharacterized protein LOC115696781 codes for MGRHSNSRSSSSSSSDANTKVISSSIVLLQERSSSSSSSSSHLDHHNHQSLSLGLDLHSKQSYNDDDICAFTSLWPNTKSSSSSSSKANASSSSSKSFENSEIDTSLHL; via the exons ATGGGAAGGCATAGCAATAGTagaagtagtagtagtagtagtagtgatGCCAACACCAAAGTCATTAGCTCCTCAATTGTTCTATTACAAGAAAG atcatcatcatcatcatcatcatcttctcaTCTTGATCATCATAATCATCAATCACTCTCACTTGGACTTGACTTGCATTCCAAGCAATCTTATAATGATGATGATATTTGTGCCTTTACAAGTCTATGGCCAAATAccaaatcatcatcatcatcatcatccaaAGCTAATGCTAGCTCATCTTCATCAAAAAGTTTTGAAAATTCAGAAATTGATACTTCTCTTCATCTATAA
- the LOC133039925 gene encoding two-pore potassium channel 3: MEKEPLLPYVRRWPPPPPPPPLTHLCTLPENNEIHLPLTPSELKDRLIFGPPSSPQESSPILDALNLSLNSSKTSPSSSSTTLSLDPTSPPSSSWLVDPNYPSWNKTNLHRSRTAPAMAVINDNNHHPVVSKPQFGTPSIVRQGFILLLVYLSFGVLIYSLNKEKFVAKETHPVVDALYFCIVTMCTIGYGDITPNSTATKLFSVLFVLVGFGFVDILLSGMVSYVLDLQEGYLLKSVKGVKGVGEKKKENARSYIIDFKKGRMRIRMKVALALGVVVLCIGLGVGVMHFVEKLGWLDSFYLSVMSVTTVGYGDRAFNSMTGRIFASVWLLVSTLAVARAFLYLAEARVDKRHRRMAKWILGQDMTISEFLAADIDNNGFVSKSEFVIYKLKEMGKISEKDILLICNKFDMLDTGNCGKITLADLMDSHH, from the exons ATGGAGAAAGAGCCATTGTTGCCTTATGTGAGGAGGtggccaccaccaccaccaccaccaccgctGACCCATTTATGTACTCTCCCTGAAAACAATGAAATCCATCTCCCATTAACCCCTTCTGAGCTTAAAGACCGTTTAATCTTTGGTCCACCTTCTTCTCCACAAGAATCATCCCCAATACTTGATGCTTTAAACCTTTCCTTAAACTCATCAAAaacctctccttcttcttcttccacaACTCTCTCTCTTGACCCAACTAGCCCACCTTCATCTTCTTGGCTTGTAGACCCAAATTACCCATCTTGGaacaaaaccaatcttcatagaTCAAGAACAGCACCAGCTATGGCTGTCATAAATGACAACAATCACCACCCTGTAGTTTCCAAGCCTCAATTTGGTACCCCATCTATTGTAAGACAAGGTTTCATTCTTCTATTAGTGTATTTATCTTTTGGGGTTTTGATTTACTCTTTGAATAAGGAAAAATTTGTGGCTAAAGAAACTCACCCTGTTGTGGATGCTTTGTACTTTTGTATTGTAACAATGTGTACAATTGGTTATGGTGATATCACTCCTAATAGTACTGCAACTAAGCTTTTTTCTGTTCTTTTTGTGTTGGTTGGTTTTGGTTTTGTTGATATTTTGCTTAGTGGGATGGTTAGTTATGTTCTTGATTTACAAGAGGGTTATTTACTTAAAAGTGTTAAGGGTGTTAAAGGTGTTGGtgagaagaaaaaagagaatgCTAGATCATATATAATTGATTTCAAGAAAGGGAGAATGAGGATTAGAATGAAAGTTGCTTTAGCATTAGGTGTTGTTGTTCTTTGTATTGGTTTAGGAGTTGGTGTTATGCATTTTGTGGAGAAACTTGGGTGGTTGGATTCTTTTTATCTTTCAGTTATGTCAGTTACTACTGTTGGGTATGGAGATAGGGCATTCAACTCAATGACTGGTCGAATTTTCGCCTCGGTTTGGTTGCTTGTCTCGACGCTCGCCGTTGCTAGAGCTTTTCTTTATTTGGCTGAAGCAAGAGTGGATAAAAGACATAGGAGAATGGCAAAGTGGATTCTTGGTCAAGACATGACTATCTCTGAGTTTCTTGCTGCTGATATTGACAACAATGGTTTTGTTAG TAAATCAGAATTTGTCATATACAAACTGAAGGAAATGGGGAAGATATCAGAGAAAGATATCTTGTTGATCTGCAACAAGTTTGATATGCTCGATACCGGAAACTGCGGAAAGATTACTCTTGCAGATCTCATGGACAGTCATCACTAA
- the LOC115697502 gene encoding very-long-chain enoyl-CoA reductase, which produces MKVNVISRSGREVIKGGLELNDSATVDDLQEAIHKRTKKFYPSRQRLTLPVQQGSKERPVVLSSKKSLKEYTNGNSNDLTVVFKDLGPQVSYRTLFFFEYLGPLIIYPLFYYFPVYRYFGFKDEPVIYPVQTFALYYWCFHYFKRIMETFFVHRFSHATSPLSNVFRNCLYYWSFGSYIAYYVNHPLYTPVSDLQMKIGFGFGILCQISNFYCHILLSNLRGADGSGGYQIPRGFLFNIVTCANYTTEIYQWLGFNIATQTIAGYIFLVVAAYIMTNWALAKHRRLKKLFDGKDGRPKYPRRWIILPPFL; this is translated from the exons ATGAAGGTAAACGTAATCTCACGAAGTGGTAGAGAAGTAATCAAGGGTGGCCTTGAGCTCAATGACTCT gccACTGTGGATGATCTACAGGAGGCGATTCATAAGAGAA CAAAAAAGTTCTACCCTTCAAGACAGAGACTTACACTCCCCGTCCAACAGGGATCGAAAGAGAGGCCCGTTGTCCTCAGCTCGAAAAAGAGTCTCAAAGAATACACCAATGGAAACTCCAATGACTTGACTGTTGTGTTCAAAGATCTCGGTCCACAAGTTTCATACCGAACTCTCTTTTTCTTCGAGTACTTAGGTCCTTTGATCATTTACCCTCTATTTTACTACTTCCCGGTGTATAGGTACTTTGGATTCAAAGACGAGCCTGTCATCTACCCCGTGCAGACGTTTGCCCTTTACTACTGGTGTTTCCATTACTTCAAACGCATTATGGAAACGTTCTTTGTTCATCGGTTTAGCCATGCTACCTCACCACTCTCAAATGTTTTTAGAAATTGTCTTTACTATTGGTCATTTGGATCTTACATAGCTTACTATGTTAATCACCCTCTTTACACACCTGTTAGTGACCTACAAATGAAGATTGGTTTCGGGTTTGGAATACTATGTCAAATCTCAAACTTCTATTGCCATATCTTGCTTAGTAATCTTCGCGGTGCTGATGGGAGTGGAGGGTATCAAATTCCACGCGGGTTTTTGTTCAACATTGTCACTTGTGCAAATTACACAACCGAGATTTATCAGTGGTTAGGTTTCAACATCGCTACACAGACAATCGCCGGTTATATCTTCCTTGTTGTTGCTGCTTATATAATGACCAATTGGGCCCTTGCAAAGCACCGTCGCTTGAAGAAG CTATTCGATGGAAAAGACGGAAGGCCTAAGTATCCTCGCAGATGGATAATACTACCACCATTTCTGTAG